A window from Pseudomonadales bacterium encodes these proteins:
- a CDS encoding N-acetyltransferase has product MANLNSQIRPVAQGDGAALADIYNHYIANTLITFEEQPLDASDMTGRIDEVAAAALPWLVAERQGRIVGYAHASRWKGRCAYRFTVESTVYLDPVAVGQGVGSQLYRALLDRLRDRAIHVAIAGIALPNPASVALHERFGFRKVGHFQEVGFKFDRWIDVGYWQVLL; this is encoded by the coding sequence ATGGCGAACCTGAACAGCCAGATCCGGCCGGTTGCGCAGGGCGATGGCGCAGCCCTTGCCGACATCTACAACCACTACATCGCCAACACGCTCATCACCTTCGAAGAGCAGCCGCTCGACGCCAGCGACATGACCGGGCGCATCGACGAAGTGGCGGCCGCCGCGCTGCCCTGGCTGGTGGCCGAGCGGCAGGGGCGGATCGTCGGCTACGCCCATGCCAGCCGCTGGAAAGGGCGGTGCGCCTACCGCTTCACCGTCGAGAGCACGGTCTACCTCGACCCTGTCGCTGTCGGGCAGGGCGTTGGCAGCCAGCTTTACCGAGCGCTGCTCGACCGGTTGCGCGACCGCGCCATCCATGTGGCCATTGCCGGCATCGCACTGCCGAACCCGGCCAGCGTGGCCCTGCATGAGCGGTTCGGATTCCGCAAGGTCGGCCATTTCCAGGAGGTCGGCTTCAAGTTCGATCGATGGATCGATGTCGGCTACTGGCAGGTGCTGCTGTGA
- a CDS encoding NAD-dependent deacetylase: MTPPDDALDTLRAWLLDSRSTVIFTGAGISTESGIPDFRSPGGLWGRYRPIDFGEFMASEAKRRESWRMRFALENEGLFGQAQPNIAHRRIAEWVEQGRVGCVITQNIDGLHQAAGVPGAQLIELHGNNQHACCLECHKRFELAPIRANFMRDESVPYCDRCGGIVKSAVISFGQPMPEAQMRRAQAVSLGCELFIVIGSSLLVHPAADLPALAKGRGARLVIINREPTPLDQLADLVLPWQIGPTLAGIDLPDR, encoded by the coding sequence ATGACCCCGCCCGACGACGCACTCGATACACTGCGAGCATGGCTGCTCGACAGCCGCTCGACGGTCATCTTCACCGGCGCTGGCATCAGCACCGAGTCGGGCATTCCCGACTTCCGCAGCCCCGGCGGCCTCTGGGGCCGCTACCGGCCGATCGATTTCGGCGAGTTCATGGCCAGCGAGGCGAAGCGGCGCGAGTCGTGGCGGATGCGTTTCGCGCTGGAAAATGAGGGACTGTTCGGTCAGGCCCAGCCCAACATCGCCCATCGGCGCATCGCCGAATGGGTCGAGCAGGGCCGGGTCGGATGCGTCATCACCCAGAACATCGATGGCCTGCACCAGGCCGCCGGCGTCCCCGGCGCGCAGTTGATCGAGCTGCACGGCAACAACCAGCATGCCTGCTGTCTGGAGTGTCACAAGCGGTTCGAACTGGCGCCGATCCGCGCCAACTTCATGCGCGACGAGAGCGTGCCCTACTGCGACCGCTGCGGCGGCATCGTCAAAAGCGCGGTGATCTCCTTCGGCCAGCCGATGCCCGAGGCGCAGATGCGTCGGGCCCAGGCCGTCAGCCTCGGCTGCGAGCTGTTCATCGTCATCGGCTCATCACTGCTGGTCCATCCGGCGGCGGATCTGCCGGCACTGGCCAAAGGGCGCGGCGCCCGGCTGGTGATCATCAACCGCGAACCGACGCCGCTGGATCAACTGGCCGACCTGGTGCTGCCGTGGCAGATCGGTCCGACCTTGGCCGGGATCGATCTGCCCGATCGTTGA
- a CDS encoding YezD family protein yields MSNHTSERSGRRVGDADDAILAEIKRELDSIQFGSVEIQIHNGQVVQIERREKKRWQSERRTP; encoded by the coding sequence ATGAGTAACCACACTTCGGAACGATCTGGACGACGCGTCGGTGATGCCGACGATGCAATCCTTGCCGAGATCAAAAGAGAACTCGATTCGATTCAGTTCGGCTCGGTGGAGATCCAGATTCACAACGGCCAGGTCGTGCAGATCGAGCGTCGTGAAAAAAAGCGCTGGCAGAGCGAGCGACGCACACCATAG
- a CDS encoding CoA transferase — translation MNSALPLSGIRVLDLTVVWAGPAATQHLADLGAEVIRIESAHRVPSSTRAQPHVTADMVKRMGMLSRMSYPGGEPQPQPYNRTSSFNVLNRNKLSATMELDTPEGKEGFRRLVEISDILVENNAQRIGDRLGFSWKELSAINPKLILCRMPPLGLTGPYANYLGFGAHFEALSGLTWLRAYPDADPSRTSPTFHMDDVSPTVAAFMILGALHRRRRTGEGGLIEIPQAETMLHQIGDVVLDYSMNNRTLPPPGNRHHLYAPQGCYRCQGDDQWVVLSVRDDGDWQRLVQAIGAPEWARDPAYATVNGRHAHHDQIDHHLNGWTHSRNKLEIFHLLQEHGVPAAPVQNEADTFADPQVNHRGLLRPLRQESTGVYNHPRQAYLFSDMELRWERGAPTLGEDNTYVYKELLGYSEQAYRDLEARGLIGTNYAVERPGGPGSAEAGD, via the coding sequence ATGAACAGTGCATTGCCTCTGAGTGGCATCCGGGTCCTCGATCTGACCGTGGTCTGGGCCGGACCGGCCGCCACCCAGCATCTGGCCGACCTCGGTGCCGAGGTGATTCGAATCGAATCGGCCCACCGGGTGCCCTCCAGCACCCGTGCCCAGCCCCATGTCACCGCGGACATGGTGAAGCGCATGGGCATGCTGTCGCGCATGTCCTACCCCGGTGGCGAGCCGCAGCCGCAACCCTACAACCGCACCAGCTCCTTCAACGTGCTCAACCGCAACAAGCTGAGCGCGACCATGGAGCTCGACACCCCCGAGGGCAAGGAGGGCTTTCGCCGGCTGGTCGAGATCTCCGACATCCTGGTCGAGAACAACGCCCAGCGCATCGGCGACCGGCTCGGTTTCAGCTGGAAGGAGCTCAGTGCGATCAACCCCAAGCTGATCCTCTGCCGGATGCCACCCCTCGGCTTGACCGGCCCCTATGCCAACTACCTCGGCTTTGGTGCCCACTTCGAGGCGCTCTCCGGACTCACCTGGCTGCGCGCCTACCCCGATGCCGACCCATCGCGCACCTCGCCCACCTTTCACATGGACGATGTCAGCCCGACGGTGGCGGCCTTCATGATCCTGGGTGCGCTGCATCGGCGGCGGCGCACCGGCGAGGGCGGATTGATCGAGATTCCCCAGGCCGAGACCATGCTGCATCAGATCGGTGATGTGGTGCTCGACTACAGCATGAATAACCGCACCCTGCCGCCGCCCGGCAACCGCCACCACCTCTATGCACCGCAGGGCTGCTACCGCTGCCAGGGTGACGACCAGTGGGTGGTGCTGAGTGTGCGCGACGATGGCGACTGGCAGCGGCTGGTGCAGGCCATCGGCGCGCCGGAGTGGGCCCGCGATCCGGCCTACGCCACCGTCAATGGCCGCCATGCCCACCATGACCAGATCGACCACCATCTGAATGGCTGGACCCACTCCCGCAACAAGCTCGAAATCTTCCACCTGCTGCAGGAGCATGGCGTGCCGGCCGCGCCGGTGCAGAACGAGGCCGACACCTTCGCCGACCCGCAGGTCAACCACCGCGGGCTGCTGCGTCCATTGCGCCAGGAGAGCACCGGCGTCTACAACCATCCACGGCAGGCCTATCTCTTCTCCGACATGGAACTGCGCTGGGAGCGCGGTGCGCCGACGCTCGGTGAAGACAACACCTATGTCTACAAGGAGCTGCTCGGCTACTCGGAGCAGGCCTACCGTGACCTCGAGGCGCGTGGCCTGATCGGCACCAACTATGCGGTGGAGCGCCCCGGCGGCCCGGGCAGCGCCGAAGCGGGCGACTGA